One Choloepus didactylus isolate mChoDid1 chromosome 8, mChoDid1.pri, whole genome shotgun sequence DNA window includes the following coding sequences:
- the LOC119542038 gene encoding 40S ribosomal protein S3a-like — MAVGKNKRLTKGGKKGAKKKVVDPFSKKDWYDVKAPAMFNIRNIGKTLVTRTQGTKIASDGLKGRVFEVSLADLQNNEVAFRKFKLITEDVQGKNCLTNFHGMDLTRDKMCSMVKKWQTMIEAHVDVKTTDGYLLRLFCVGFTKKRNNQIRKTSYAQHQQVRQIRKKMMEIMTREVQTNDLKEVVNKLIPDSIGKDIEKACQSIYPLHDVFVRKVKMLKKPKFELGKLMELHGEGSSSGKATGDETGAKVE, encoded by the coding sequence ATGGCGGTTGGCAAGAACAAGCGCCTTACAAAAGGTGGcaaaaaaggagccaagaagaaaGTGGTTGATCCATTTTCTAAGAAAGATTGGTATGATGTGAAAGCACCAGCAAtgtttaatataagaaatattgggAAAACACTAGTTACAAGGACTCAAGGAACCAAAATTGCATCTGATGGCCTTAAGGGTCGTGTTTTTGAAGTGAGCCTTGCTGATCTGCAGAATAATGAAGttgcatttagaaaattcaagcTAATTACTGAGGATGTGCAGGGCAAAAACTGCCTAACCAACTTCCATGGCATGGATCTTACCCGTGACAAAATGTGTTCCATGGTTAAAAAATGGCAGACCATGATTGAAGCTCATGTCGATGTCAAAACTACCGATGGTTATTTGCTTCGTCTTTTCTGTGTTGGTTTTACCAAAAAACGCAACAATCAGATTCGGAAGACCTCTTACGCTCAGCACCAACAGGTCCGCCAAATCCGGAAAAAGATGATGGAAATCATGACCCGAGAGGTGCAGACAAATGACTTGAAAGAAGTGGTCAATAAATTGATTCCAGACAGCATTGGTAAAGACATAGAAAAGGCTTGCCAATCTATCTATCCTCTCCATGATgtgtttgttagaaaagtaaaaatgctgaaGAAGCCCAAGTTTGAATTGGGAAAACTCATGGAGCTTCACGGTGAAGGTAGTAGTTCTGGAAAAGCAACTGGAGATGAGACAGGTGCTAAAGTGGAATGA